One stretch of Salmo trutta chromosome 7, fSalTru1.1, whole genome shotgun sequence DNA includes these proteins:
- the rccd1 gene encoding RCC1 domain-containing protein 1 isoform X2, producing the protein MNWFGFGFNGFGQIRANEKLTDGESAGDANVTYPISIDIVCRNLEEEPVQICQHNSNVDTQIRTSWSRRAALHSNRLPSRDCNSASLQPAQPETAVKGDGRLCLAGFGVGTPSQRGCGCCVEESRGCQDAHISEGYLALSFTDRVECWNSERNEKKPGWSMVIPDNTGPSLAFPLVPGGYIASNPPFYRPLSPQLLAVSLALGTEHAVLLTASGDIYTWGSGSHGQLGHGDLSPQEEPRAMEALMGMPMSTVAAGGWHSVCTSAGGDLYVWGWNESGQVGLPSQALRGEQQKSQDTGGASTCEDQEESNDEVFISIQAFPALVDVTKSCEVSKISCGSRHTAAVTSTGDLYTWGWGEYGQLGQGTVNSSDEPRRVEFFKDQGLRVVDVVCGPWNTFVSAIKEDPSLHPDTNILNPL; encoded by the exons ATGAATtggtttggatttggcttcaacGGCTTTGGGCAAATACGAGCGAATGAAAAATTGACTGATGGGGAAAGTGCCGGAGATGCCAACGTGACATATCCAATCTCTATTGATATTGTTTGTCGGAATCTGGAAGAGGAGCCTGTCCAAATCTGTCAACATAATAGCAATGTTGATACGCAGATCAGGACGAGTTGGAGTCGAAGAGCAGCTCTGCATTCAAATA ggcTGCCTTCTCGTGATTGTAACTCTGCAAGTCTGCAACCCGCTCAACCAGAGACCGCAGTGAAAG GTGATGGAAGGCTGTGTCTGGCAGGTTTTGGAGTAGGGACCCCCAGTCAGAGAGGTTGTGGCTGCTGTGTAGAGGAAAGCCGAGGGTGCCAGGATGCACATATCAGCGAGGGATATCTGGCCCTGTCTTTCACAGACAGAGTAGAGTGCTGGAACTCTGAGCGAAATGAGAAGAAACCAGGATGGAGTATGGTGATTCCAGATAATACTG GGCCCTCACTAGCATTCCCATTAGTTCCAGGAGGGTACATAGCTTCCAACCCTCCCTTTTACCGCCCACTTTCCCCACAACTACTGGCTGTTAGCCTGGCACTAGGCACAGAGCACGCAGTCCTCCTCACTGCCTCTGGAGACATCTACACCTGGGGCTCAGGCAG CCATGGGCAGCTGGGACATGGGGACCTGAGCCCGCAGGAGGAGCCCAGAGCAATGGAGGCACTAATGGGTATGCCCATGAGCACTGTGGCCGCCGGGGGTTGGCACTCTGTCTGCACCAGTG CTGGGGGAGACCTGTACGTGTGGGGCTGGAATGAGAGTGGCCAGGTGGGACTGCCATCACAAGCCCTAAGAGGAGAGCAGCAGAAGAGCCAGGACACAG GTGGTGCCAGCACATGTGAAGATCAAGAGGAGAGCAACGACGAGGTGTTCATATCAATACAGGCCTTCCCAGCCCTGGTGGATGTTACTAAGTCATGTGAGGTCAGCAAGATCAGCTGTGGGTCGCGTCACACTGCCGCAGTCACAA GTACAGGTGATCTCTACACTTGGGGCTGGG GTGAATACGGCCAGCTGGGACAGGGGACTGTGAACAGTTCAGACGAGCCAAGACGGGTAGAGTTTTTCAAGGACCAGGGGCTGCGTGTGGTGGATGTAGTGTGTGGACCATGGAACACCTTTGTTTCTGCTATCAAAGAggacccctctctccatcctgacACAAATATCCTTAATCCTCTGTAA
- the rccd1 gene encoding RCC1 domain-containing protein 1 isoform X1: MNWFGFGFNGFGQIRANEKLTDGESAGDANVTYPISIDIVCRNLEEEPVQICQHNSNVDTQIRTSWSRRAALHSNRLPSRDCNSASLQPAQPETAVKGDGRLCLAGFGVGTPSQRGCGCCVEESRGCQDAHISEGYLALSFTDRVECWNSERNEKKPGWSMVIPDNTGPSLAFPLVPGGYIASNPPFYRPLSPQLLAVSLALGTEHAVLLTASGDIYTWGSGSHGQLGHGDLSPQEEPRAMEALMGMPMSTVAAGGWHSVCTSVWSTAGGDLYVWGWNESGQVGLPSQALRGEQQKSQDTGGASTCEDQEESNDEVFISIQAFPALVDVTKSCEVSKISCGSRHTAAVTSTGDLYTWGWGEYGQLGQGTVNSSDEPRRVEFFKDQGLRVVDVVCGPWNTFVSAIKEDPSLHPDTNILNPL; the protein is encoded by the exons ATGAATtggtttggatttggcttcaacGGCTTTGGGCAAATACGAGCGAATGAAAAATTGACTGATGGGGAAAGTGCCGGAGATGCCAACGTGACATATCCAATCTCTATTGATATTGTTTGTCGGAATCTGGAAGAGGAGCCTGTCCAAATCTGTCAACATAATAGCAATGTTGATACGCAGATCAGGACGAGTTGGAGTCGAAGAGCAGCTCTGCATTCAAATA ggcTGCCTTCTCGTGATTGTAACTCTGCAAGTCTGCAACCCGCTCAACCAGAGACCGCAGTGAAAG GTGATGGAAGGCTGTGTCTGGCAGGTTTTGGAGTAGGGACCCCCAGTCAGAGAGGTTGTGGCTGCTGTGTAGAGGAAAGCCGAGGGTGCCAGGATGCACATATCAGCGAGGGATATCTGGCCCTGTCTTTCACAGACAGAGTAGAGTGCTGGAACTCTGAGCGAAATGAGAAGAAACCAGGATGGAGTATGGTGATTCCAGATAATACTG GGCCCTCACTAGCATTCCCATTAGTTCCAGGAGGGTACATAGCTTCCAACCCTCCCTTTTACCGCCCACTTTCCCCACAACTACTGGCTGTTAGCCTGGCACTAGGCACAGAGCACGCAGTCCTCCTCACTGCCTCTGGAGACATCTACACCTGGGGCTCAGGCAG CCATGGGCAGCTGGGACATGGGGACCTGAGCCCGCAGGAGGAGCCCAGAGCAATGGAGGCACTAATGGGTATGCCCATGAGCACTGTGGCCGCCGGGGGTTGGCACTCTGTCTGCACCAGTG TCTGGTCCACAGCTGGGGGAGACCTGTACGTGTGGGGCTGGAATGAGAGTGGCCAGGTGGGACTGCCATCACAAGCCCTAAGAGGAGAGCAGCAGAAGAGCCAGGACACAG GTGGTGCCAGCACATGTGAAGATCAAGAGGAGAGCAACGACGAGGTGTTCATATCAATACAGGCCTTCCCAGCCCTGGTGGATGTTACTAAGTCATGTGAGGTCAGCAAGATCAGCTGTGGGTCGCGTCACACTGCCGCAGTCACAA GTACAGGTGATCTCTACACTTGGGGCTGGG GTGAATACGGCCAGCTGGGACAGGGGACTGTGAACAGTTCAGACGAGCCAAGACGGGTAGAGTTTTTCAAGGACCAGGGGCTGCGTGTGGTGGATGTAGTGTGTGGACCATGGAACACCTTTGTTTCTGCTATCAAAGAggacccctctctccatcctgacACAAATATCCTTAATCCTCTGTAA
- the rccd1 gene encoding RCC1 domain-containing protein 1 isoform X3, with product MNWFGFGFNGFGQIRANEKLTDGESAGDANVTYPISIDIVCRNLEEEPVQICQHNSNVDTQIRTSWSRRAALHSNSDGRLCLAGFGVGTPSQRGCGCCVEESRGCQDAHISEGYLALSFTDRVECWNSERNEKKPGWSMVIPDNTGPSLAFPLVPGGYIASNPPFYRPLSPQLLAVSLALGTEHAVLLTASGDIYTWGSGSHGQLGHGDLSPQEEPRAMEALMGMPMSTVAAGGWHSVCTSVWSTAGGDLYVWGWNESGQVGLPSQALRGEQQKSQDTGGASTCEDQEESNDEVFISIQAFPALVDVTKSCEVSKISCGSRHTAAVTSTGDLYTWGWGEYGQLGQGTVNSSDEPRRVEFFKDQGLRVVDVVCGPWNTFVSAIKEDPSLHPDTNILNPL from the exons ATGAATtggtttggatttggcttcaacGGCTTTGGGCAAATACGAGCGAATGAAAAATTGACTGATGGGGAAAGTGCCGGAGATGCCAACGTGACATATCCAATCTCTATTGATATTGTTTGTCGGAATCTGGAAGAGGAGCCTGTCCAAATCTGTCAACATAATAGCAATGTTGATACGCAGATCAGGACGAGTTGGAGTCGAAGAGCAGCTCTGCATTCAAATA GTGATGGAAGGCTGTGTCTGGCAGGTTTTGGAGTAGGGACCCCCAGTCAGAGAGGTTGTGGCTGCTGTGTAGAGGAAAGCCGAGGGTGCCAGGATGCACATATCAGCGAGGGATATCTGGCCCTGTCTTTCACAGACAGAGTAGAGTGCTGGAACTCTGAGCGAAATGAGAAGAAACCAGGATGGAGTATGGTGATTCCAGATAATACTG GGCCCTCACTAGCATTCCCATTAGTTCCAGGAGGGTACATAGCTTCCAACCCTCCCTTTTACCGCCCACTTTCCCCACAACTACTGGCTGTTAGCCTGGCACTAGGCACAGAGCACGCAGTCCTCCTCACTGCCTCTGGAGACATCTACACCTGGGGCTCAGGCAG CCATGGGCAGCTGGGACATGGGGACCTGAGCCCGCAGGAGGAGCCCAGAGCAATGGAGGCACTAATGGGTATGCCCATGAGCACTGTGGCCGCCGGGGGTTGGCACTCTGTCTGCACCAGTG TCTGGTCCACAGCTGGGGGAGACCTGTACGTGTGGGGCTGGAATGAGAGTGGCCAGGTGGGACTGCCATCACAAGCCCTAAGAGGAGAGCAGCAGAAGAGCCAGGACACAG GTGGTGCCAGCACATGTGAAGATCAAGAGGAGAGCAACGACGAGGTGTTCATATCAATACAGGCCTTCCCAGCCCTGGTGGATGTTACTAAGTCATGTGAGGTCAGCAAGATCAGCTGTGGGTCGCGTCACACTGCCGCAGTCACAA GTACAGGTGATCTCTACACTTGGGGCTGGG GTGAATACGGCCAGCTGGGACAGGGGACTGTGAACAGTTCAGACGAGCCAAGACGGGTAGAGTTTTTCAAGGACCAGGGGCTGCGTGTGGTGGATGTAGTGTGTGGACCATGGAACACCTTTGTTTCTGCTATCAAAGAggacccctctctccatcctgacACAAATATCCTTAATCCTCTGTAA